From Bacillus sp. BGMRC 2118:
GGGCATTTAAAAAACTGATTAAAAAGAGCATTAACTTTTCAGAAAAAGGAGGTTCAAGAGAATCTGTTACACCTGCATTCCATGTATTAGGTGTTGGTAAGTTTTCCTTGTTCAGCCTTTCTGACATTAGTCGTACATGCTTTTCAGCAATATCTTTTCCTCTTTTAAAATAATCTCGAAGCTCCTTTGTTTTTGTTACTTGAATAAAGCTGTTCATTAATGATAATCCCAATGAATTTGTGATTAGGTTATAGAATACACTTGCTATTTCTATTCCTGCTATTGGGCGTTCGACACCAAGCCAACCGTTTAAGAAGCTTTCCTTTTTAACAAACGATACTTCTTTCGGCAATGGAATATAAGGAGCTCTAATCCATAAACCTTTTACTAACAACAATTCTCGTGAATCTTTCAGCAATTTTAATGAACTTGTTAGAAAGTTTTCATAAAAATTAAAAATATCTTCTCTTGCGATAGTATTTATGGCTAAAGAACCATAGTTCATATTTCCCTTTGCTACAAACCACTGAAAATAAAGGATAAATGGGTCTGTATATAATCGCCTAGAATCTAACATAACATCTGATTCATTAAATCCAACAGGTATCGGAAAATTACTATATTTAAAAATCTCTTTAAGTTTTGTAATATTTTCATTTACTGAATTCATGGTTAAAGTGTTTATTTTTTTAATATCTGGATCTTCAACTATATGGTCAAAATATTTTAATAAACAATAATTTAATGTTTCTGCTTGATATGTAGACCATAAATATCCTATTTCAGTTGCTGTCATATCAACATTAGTTTTCACTAAAAGTTACACCCTCTTACGTTAAAATATACTACTATGTTTTACACATGTTTTTGAAATTATTACTTATTATTTTTTCATCTGCTTCGCCATTGATACAAGTACAAAATTTTATTTAGAAAGAACGTAATTAGAGTAAACTACTCTTAGGAAAACTAGAATAATGCTTGAATATGAAGGTTAATAACTATGTAAAAAATTATTAAATTTTTTTCTTTTAGGGTAAATAGATGAATAAAAAAACTACCTATACCAAGGTAGTTTTTTAGATAGACGTTTTAATTTTACACACATAGTATGCTGCTTAAATGTAAAAGTGCTTATTATTTTAAATTTTTATTCTTAAATTTTGTTCGGCGATTTTATGTGACTTATAAAAGTCCTTAGCCTTTTTGAAAGTAAAAAATGACATAGGGCTATGATGCCTCCTGATAAGTCTGATATTAAATCTAAATCAGTGTCTAATAAGCTAGGTTGATTCTTAATCTTAGGATTAAACACTATATCTTGGATAAATTCAAATATTTCATAGAGAGCACCAAATGAAGTTGAAATAAGAATAAAGAGAATTACAATCAATTTTTTCTGAAGGATTTTTGACCTTGCAAATTGTTGAATAATAAAAAATGCCCATAACGTCATGCAGGTTTAAGTTTGATGGAGCACACGTCAGGCAAACATAAGGGGCAAACAAGAATTACAAAGAGAGGCAGGAAAAACTTAAGAGCCCTCTTGTTTAGAGTTGTCATGCCCCTTGTAGCTAAAAATTCTGCTTTTAAAGCGTTACATGAATACTATACAAAGCGTCCTGAGAATCCATTAAAAAAGATGCAGTCACTGATAGCTTTATGTAATAAATTGATACGTGTGTTATTTGCGATAGGTAAGAAGCAGATTGTGTTTAGTGAAGAAAGAATGTTAAAGGATATTCCTCATATGGCTGAATTGCCGAAGGTAGCTTAGTCTCTCTCGGTACATCATAAGTCTAAGGTTT
This genomic window contains:
- a CDS encoding DUF3231 family protein is translated as MKTNVDMTATEIGYLWSTYQAETLNYCLLKYFDHIVEDPDIKKINTLTMNSVNENITKLKEIFKYSNFPIPVGFNESDVMLDSRRLYTDPFILYFQWFVAKGNMNYGSLAINTIAREDIFNFYENFLTSSLKLLKDSRELLLVKGLWIRAPYIPLPKEVSFVKKESFLNGWLGVERPIAGIEIASVFYNLITNSLGLSLMNSFIQVTKTKELRDYFKRGKDIAEKHVRLMSERLNKENLPTPNTWNAGVTDSLEPPFSEKLMLFLISFLNAQGISNYGNAVSNSIRHDIGLDFTRLAAEVSKFGEDGTELLIKYGWFECPPKAMKYKS